A region from the Ptychodera flava strain L36383 chromosome 12, AS_Pfla_20210202, whole genome shotgun sequence genome encodes:
- the LOC139145328 gene encoding protein phosphatase Slingshot homolog 1-like isoform X4 codes for MILTWARSTEVGDETDDTCKRVRHQRLQRSFSQSFVAIKGAALILPQGDENVERPATKRTVVGDLQTHLQSMFMLLRPQDTVKLAVRLESIHQNRIRYLVVVSCIGRQDTQESVLLGVDYKDKATIGLVLPIWRDTTINLDGDGGFTISSNEKIHIFKPVSVQALWSALQCLNKNADVARMNNYFSGGLHLTWTCYYESKIRSEQSCINEWNEMLDIESRRKEAPSNIAELTSEREITERLIRAKLREVMMKVDLDNTTSKQVRLLMEEEMGISLTKYKWFVDEEIIIILRQMDSASKIFDHVYLGSEWNASNLEELKQNGIGFILNLTREIDNFYPGTFEYKNIRVYDNEETDLLKYWDDTYKFMDKARELGSKVLVHCKMGVSRSAATVIAYAMKEYGWSLKKTFQHVKDRRNCINPNSAFMNQLEEYEGILGASKQRHNKLWRSKSETDLEGDKQSVEGEIPPSCPAGLLTTDDIREMMMSPRPKSWSPDDAATQQLIESMDEYHTSTPMDQEEDDDGSEGPTPDLDDVEQPDSGATARPEENLDTDWGQDSESKNLELSGTQDSTDQSIMIVVTPTEESPCESILNTVSVSETLHESDLENRTVEDTELTSGEVAGDCTDSLDKAESTKPNIAISEQPAEMPHCGSSDADDCQKDTEVSIEKAETEPVKELIKVEVQGTDSAGNFISEVAVIEKSSGACVKREVTCEALENEGGTEISKEVEGDEEQGETGSNEENIDTYTKESIPWNPGTVQRHKQELEERLKSELSKAETSRTGRESRDSSGVSSRSSSPTSPQSSTEDLSTGELVESGQEVDKTLCQEEAETMETEKQDEDASEEEGERDTVPEPGTVKRTMEIFHKQIEKEAKEASRDRVSSWEKDTHSDDSSRSSRASSIDDVRPTGKTEDASRQSDGEVVWENDDELSDRSDGEVKEEEGTTQKDGSEEKKEHKFVVIAGEEMQYEPGYVKRFTLDFEQMFAEVVHKAKKPIPLEDETDDAPVGDTIKDSPSGDGKENACSLSEFTGVGGILKEPSKEGEVSQTEDETSNKQTDETSDDAEVKAQATTESSEQDTSESNCTVKSSYKEEMIELPVGTVKQQREAIEGKTSKDASQLKKSEEEHHEWVKEGKLTVEEVRKIRDLGKLILGKEDEHKVKKQRKSKDSGGGACQKGMTQSCSDENLPKLAGIPTNSVKEKAMQLELTGTFSQPELKRSASVAKMSDELVTPEDPFPPEFPQPDQGHEDEGLRLLRDSQSGGGQQDSTVKGLVGIFNRNSVNLDSERKESAGSSRSAVSEDDNQGGEVSPSSQVKIIDQRPSDSDGANSEPKQGSAQSTAPDGGSGGTSVASSTSANIGPSASAGTSVGSTACGCSARGMSRSESASPTEALFLKPKDQGEEEASGLTSRKVRTQHGKTHPLSKLNTQRSANQYYNTM; via the exons GAAGTTGGCGATGAAACAGATGATACATGTAAGAGAGTTCGACATCAAAGACTTCAGAGAAG CTTCAGTCAGAGTTTTGTGGCAATCAAAGGAGCTGCCTTGATCCTTCCACAAGGAGATGAAAATGTGGAACGACCAGCCACCAAGCGGACAG TTGTTGGGGACCTACAGACACATCTACAATCTATGTTCATGCTGCTGCGTCCTCAGGACACTGTAAAATTG GCTGTTAGACTTGAAAGTATTCATCAAAATAGAATTCGCTACCTGGTGGTGGTTAGCTGCATAGGACGACAAGACACTCAGGAGAGTGTTTTGTTAGGTGTTGATTACAAAGACAAGGCAACCATTGGGCTTGTACTGCCAATATGGAGAGACACCACCATCAATTTAGATGGAGATGG TGGTTTTACAATCTCTTCCAATGAAAAGATCCACATATTCAAGCCAGTCTCCGTGCAAGCTTTGTG GTCTGCCCTGCAGTGTTTGAATAAGAACGCAGATGTGGCAAGAATGAACAACTATTTCAGCGGCGGTCTGCACCTCACCTGGACGTGTTACTATGAATCCAAGATCAGGTCAGAACAATCCTGCATCAATGAATGGAACGAAATGCTGGATATCGAAAGTCGTCGTAAGGAAGCACCATCCAACATAGCCGAACT TACCTCAGAAAGAGAAATCACAGAGAGGCTCATCAGGGCCAAACTACGTGAAGTCATGATGAAAGTTGACCTTGATAATACCACTAGCAAACAG GTTCGCCTACTCATGGAAGAGGAGATGGGAATCAGTTTGACTAAATACAAGTggtttgttgatgaagaaatcaTAATTATTTTACGACAGATGGATTCTGCATCAAAGATATTCGACCATGTGTACTTA GGTTCTGAGTGGAACGCATCAAACCTGGAGGAGCTCAAACAAAATGG GATTGGGTTCATTCTAAACTTGACCAGAGAGATAGACAACTTCTACCCAGGAACCTTTGAATACAAGAATATTAGAGTTTATGACAATGAAGAGACTGATCTACTCAAGTATTGGGACGATACTTATAAATTTATGGACAAAGCAAG AGAGCTTGGCTCCAAGGTGCTTGTACACTGTAAGATGGGTGTCAGCAGATCAGCAGCCACT GTGATTGCCTACGCTATGAAGGAATATGGATGGTCGCTGAAGAAGACTTTCCAGCATGTGAAAGATCGGCGTAATTGTATCAATCCAAACTCTGCCTTCATGAACCAACTTGAAGAATATGAAGGAATTCTAGGTGCAAG CAAACAGAGGCATAACAAATTGTGGCGTAGCAAGTCAGAAACAGACTTAGAAGGTGACAAGCAGAGTGTGGAGGGAGAGATCCCACCAAGTTGTCCTGCTGGCCTGCTCACCACTGACGATATCCGTGAAATGATGATGTCACCCAGGCCAAAGTCATGGTCCCCGGACGACGCAGCCACCCAGCAACTCATTGAGTCCATGGATGAGTATCATACTTCCACACCGATGGACCAAGAGGAGGATGATGATGGGAGCGAAGGTCCCACTCCAGACCTGGATGATGTGGAGCAGCCGGACAGCGGGGCCACAGCAAGACCTGAGGAGAACTTAGACACGGATTGGGgccaagatagtgaatcaaaaAACTTAGAACTATCAGGGACACAAGACTCTACTGACCAGTCCATAATGATAGTTGTGACACCAACAGAGGAAAGCCCTTGTGAATCCATTTTGAACACTGTCTCAGTTTCAGAAACACTGCATGAGAGTGATCTCGAGAACAGAACAGTGGAAGACACAGAGCTCACATCAGGTGAAGTAGCCGGTGACTGCACAGACAGTCTTGACAAGGCTGAATCGACAAAACCAAATATTGCAATCTCAGAACAACCGGCAGAGATGCCCCATTGTGGAAGCAGCGATGCTGACGACTGTCAGAAGGATACCGAGGTATCCATTGAGAAGGCGGAGACAGAACCTGTCAAGGAACTCATCAAAGTTGAAGTTCAAGGTACTGACTCCGCTGGTAACTTCATCAGTGAGGTCGCCGTCATCGAGAAGTCATCAGGAGCGTGTGTGAAAAGGGAAGTGACTTGTGAAGCCCTGGAAAACGAAGGAGGCACAGAAATTTCCAAAGAAGTTGAAGGTGATGAGGAACAAGGTGAAACTGGCAGTAATGAAGAAAACATAGACACATATACAAAGGAATCTATACCATGGAACCCTGGCACTGTACAGAGACACAAGCAAGAGCTGGAGGAAAGGTTGAAATCTGAACTGTCTAAGGCAGAGACTAGCAGGACTGGGAGAGAGTCAAGGGACAGTTCTGGAGTGAGCAGTCGGTCAAGCAGTCCAACATCACCTCAAAGCAGTACTGAAGATCTCAGCACAGGTGAACTTGTCGAAAGCGGACAGGAAGTCGATAAAACACTTTGCCAGGAGGAGGCAGAAACCATGGAAACGGAAAAGCAAGATGAGGACGCATCTGAGGAAGAGGGTGAGAGAGACACTGTCCCGGAACCAGGCACAGTGAAAAGAACGATGGAAATTTTCCACAAACAGATTGAAAAAGAGGCAAAAGAGGCTTCCAGAGACAGAGTCTCATCTTGGGAAAAGGATACTCACTCAGACGACAGCTCTAGAAGCTCAAGAGCCAGCTCCATCGACGATGTAAGACCAACGGGGAAAACCGAAGACGCAAGCCGGCAGTCTGATGGAGAAGTTGTGTGGGAAAACGATGACGAACTGTCCGACAGGAGTGATGGAGAAGTGAAGGAAGAGGAAGGAACTACTCAAAAAGATGGCAGTGAAGAGAAAAAGGAGCACAAGTTTGTCGTCATCGCCGGGGAGGAAATGCAATATGAGCCCGGATATGTCAAAAGATTTACATTAGACTTTGAACAAATGTTTGCGGAGGTCGTGCACAAAGCAAAGAAACCAATCCCCCTGGAAGACGAGACTGACGATGCACCTGTAGGTGATACTATTAAGGATTCGCCAAGTGGGGATGGAAAAGAGAACGCTTGTAGTCTTTCAGAGTTCACAGGAGTTGGAGGAATTCTGAAAGAGCCATCCAAGGAAGGTGAAGTGAGCCAAACAGAAGACGAGACATCTAATAAACAGACAG ATGAAACAAGTGACGATGCAGAAGTGAAAGCACAGGCAACGACTGAAAGCAGTGAACAGGATACATCAGAAAGTAATTGTACTGTGAAATCCTCCTACAAAGAAGAAATGATTGAACTGCCAGTAGGGACTGTCAAACAACAAAGAGAGGCTATTGAAGGGAAAACCAGCAAAGATGCCAGCCAACTGAAGA AATCAGAAGAAGAGCATCATGAGTGGGTGAAGGAGGGAAAACTGACCGTTGAAGAAGTGAGAAAAATACGGGACCTCGGCAAATTGATTCTTGGCAAAGAAGACGAACATAAAGTGAAAAAGCAAAGGAAAAGTAAAGACTCTGGTGGTGGCGCATGTCAAAAAG GCATGACCCAGAGTTGCAGTGATGAAAATCTTCCAAAATTAGCAGGTATACCCACCAACTCAGTGAAGGAGAAAGCCATGCAGTTAGAACTCACCGGAACATTCAGTCAACCAGAGTTGAAAAGGTCGGCATCAGTTGCCAAGATGTCGGATGAACTAGTTACCCCGGAAGATCCGTTCCCTCCGGAGTTTCCACAACCGGATCAGGGACATGAAGACGAGGGACTGAGACTTTTGAGAGACTCACAGTCGGGTGGTGGACAGCAGGACAGTACCGTGAAGGGACTCGTCGGTATATTCAACCGAAATTCAGTGAATTTAGATTCAGAGAGGAAAGAGAGTGCCGGTAGCAGCAGATCAGCTGTGTCTGAGGATGATAATCAGGGGGGAGAGGTTTCACCGTCAAGCCAAGTGAAAATTATAGATCAAAGGCCCAGTGACTCTGATGGTGCTAATTCTGAACCAAAACAAGGCAGTGCCCAGTCAACAGCACCTGATGGTGGTAGTGGTGGGACCTCAGTGGCATCTAGTACCAGTGCAAACATTGGTCCTTCTGCCAGTGCTGGCACCAGTGTGGGCTCAACAGCGTGTGGCTGTTCTGCGAGAGGCATGTCTCGATCAGAGTCGGCAAGTCCAACCGAGGCTTTATTTTTGAAACCAAAGGATCAAGGTGAAGAGGAGGCGTCGGGATTGACATCTCGGAAAGTGAGAACACAGCACGGAAAGACTCATCCATTAAGTAAACTAAACACTCAGCGTAGTGCCAATCAATACTACAATACAATGTGA